The following nucleotide sequence is from Salinispirillum sp. LH 10-3-1.
CCCATTTGCAGGCTAACCATGGACGGCCGCCCCTTAAAGCGGCACCATGGCGGTAATTTCATAGCACTTGATGGCCGTGTTGATGCTACTGACCACTGCGCCCGTGTTGCGCCGTACTCGCCTGATTTCGAGCGTGGTGTTGCTGTTTGTGACCCTCGTATTTTTGGCTACGCAACCTGCGGTGGCGGGTATTGCCGCAGGCATCGGGTTGTTTTTGCTGGGCATGCAGCAACTGGAAAACGGCCTTCAGACACTCAGTGGCGGCCTGTTGGAAAGAGCCTTACGCCACAGCACAGCATCGACCACACGCAGTGTCGTGTTTGGCGCCAGTGCCACAGCTTTGTTGCAGTCCAGTTCACTGGTGACCTTACTCACCATGTCTTTCGTTGGTGCGGGGTTAATTACACTGCCCGCCGCCATCGCCATGTTATTCGGCGCCAATTTGGGCACTACCACGGGAGCCTGGCTGATTGCCGTGTTCGGCTTACGCATTGATATGGCTGCCCTCAGTATGCCGATGCTGGCCTTGGGCTTATTTCTGTTACGTAGCAAACAGCGCGAATGGTTAGCAGCCGGTCAGCTGTTGTCGGGCGTCGGACTACTGTTTCTCGGCATTCATTTTATCAAGCTGGGATTTGAAGGCTTGCAAGGTGTGCTGCTGGTGACCGACTTCGCCGCGCACGGGTTCTTCGCGATTCTGCTGTACACTCTGATCGGCATAGCCGCTACCGTTGTGATGCAGTCCAGCCACGCCAGTATGTTGATTACCCTGACGGCGCTCGCCAGTGGACAAATCAGCTACGACCAAGGCCTCGCCATGGCGATTGGTGCGAATATCGGCACCACAGTCACAGCGATCATCGGTGCTCTAGGTGGCAACGCCGCCGCGCGCCGGCTAGCCGCTTCGCATGTGGTGTTTAACGTTGGCACTGGCATTGTCGCTCTAATGCTGTTGACGCCACTGCGCCTGATCGTCGAAGGCGGCGCTTATCTTCTGCGCTGGGATGAACACGAGCTGACCTTGCGCTTGGCGTTGTTTCATACACTCTTCAACACACTAGGGTTAGCACTCACCCTACCTTTTCTGCCTCGACTCAGTAAGACACTGGAAGGTTACTTCCAAGAACCCATCACTGACCCCTTTGAACCCACAGAGGTGAAGCCGCAATATCTGACCCCAGATGCCCGCCTATTTGCCGACACCGCACTCACCGCGCTGGAGCGCGAATATGTGCACCTGAGTCAATTGACGTTGGCGACTATTCAGGGAGCGCTGGGACTCGCGCAAGCCCATAAAATGGACCAAGACCAATGGGCAGAGTACTTAGCGTTACCCGACAGCCTCGCTAACCCTGTGGATGCACAGCTCATGTACGAGCAAAATATTAAACCGCTCTACAGCGACATGGTGAGCTTTGCCTATGGGTTGGAGGTAAGCCGCACACCGGCACAAGAAAAGCGTGAGCGCGCCATTCTCAGCGCAGCACAGTATCTGGTAGAAGCCACCAAGCACACCAAACATTTGCAGAAGAACGTTCATCGGCTGTCACGCCTCAACCACCCAGACATTGCAGCCTTTTATCTACAACTTCGACTTCTGCTCAGCCGGGTGTGTATGGCCAGCCATGAGTTAGTTAACGATCAAGAAGGGCCAAACGACCTTGGTAACCTCGTGCTATTGAGCACATGGCAGAAGAACTTTGCAGCGGAAAGGGTAAATGAGTGGCAAGGTGCCTTACGGAATCGCCGACTCGACAGTCGTATTGCCACCTCCCTGCTGAATGACATGACCTACGTGCAGGATCTCGTCGAGGCGTTGCAGGAAGCCTTTACCCACTATTTTGCCGATAGGCAGGCCGAGGTATCGACCGAGGAGACAGGCACTTCCGTCGCGAATACGCCCCCTTAGGCTTCGGGTGTCGGGCGGGTGAATGCCAAGGCTGCCTCATAATCAAAACCGATACGACTGAGCAGACGCCGGGCCTCTTTCAGATCGTCGTCAATAACCATCACCGTGGCAATGCGCATAATTATGCGATCTACCTTCACGGTACCGGGAGGCAACTTATAGAGCGCACCCACACGTACACGCAAGTTTAATGGCAAACGCCACTGCATTTTTAACGCATTACCCGCCTCAGCGGCGTATTTTTCACATTGCTTGAGATACATCGCTTCGTCACCTTCTCCGCCCTGCTCAAGCCAGCGTTGAATCAGTTGCAAAACCACCATTTCACCAAC
It contains:
- a CDS encoding Na/Pi symporter: MLLTTAPVLRRTRLISSVVLLFVTLVFLATQPAVAGIAAGIGLFLLGMQQLENGLQTLSGGLLERALRHSTASTTRSVVFGASATALLQSSSLVTLLTMSFVGAGLITLPAAIAMLFGANLGTTTGAWLIAVFGLRIDMAALSMPMLALGLFLLRSKQREWLAAGQLLSGVGLLFLGIHFIKLGFEGLQGVLLVTDFAAHGFFAILLYTLIGIAATVVMQSSHASMLITLTALASGQISYDQGLAMAIGANIGTTVTAIIGALGGNAAARRLAASHVVFNVGTGIVALMLLTPLRLIVEGGAYLLRWDEHELTLRLALFHTLFNTLGLALTLPFLPRLSKTLEGYFQEPITDPFEPTEVKPQYLTPDARLFADTALTALEREYVHLSQLTLATIQGALGLAQAHKMDQDQWAEYLALPDSLANPVDAQLMYEQNIKPLYSDMVSFAYGLEVSRTPAQEKRERAILSAAQYLVEATKHTKHLQKNVHRLSRLNHPDIAAFYLQLRLLLSRVCMASHELVNDQEGPNDLGNLVLLSTWQKNFAAERVNEWQGALRNRRLDSRIATSLLNDMTYVQDLVEALQEAFTHYFADRQAEVSTEETGTSVANTPP